The following are encoded together in the Bactrocera neohumeralis isolate Rockhampton chromosome 6, APGP_CSIRO_Bneo_wtdbg2-racon-allhic-juicebox.fasta_v2, whole genome shotgun sequence genome:
- the LOC126761793 gene encoding protein phosphatase 1 regulatory subunit 3C-B isoform X1 yields MISHSPPIFSHSPPVSFLSDYMNNHRYNDETNRASRYCRPQVITLASKAMANSAAAAFASHQLNQQQPTPQQSPFSTHQQQSQRLPTTVTAGYGKGHEGRVIGGLPRTLSAPTINLQPKSCLSRKTCLHRSQASYSSSSSSDSRDSDAAGAAAECANCKCNGQSRCTKRVIFADDEGQPLTEVRVMSEPSNVPPLWSTKFLEQITQGLVSPHPADQWTVDFKQPASDYLTFREKIDRDFVSLENVIVKDEESIVVGTVKVKNISFEKEVVVRVTWDDWKNQQDIFCTFARAYGPATYAHVVFDTFSFKITLPPSSKRLEFCICYRGNNQEYWDNNGGKNYTITKRSPFYYNALSPYDKNTSRNSCRGHVMSALSEALSNTKEHQAQNNWSQESGPYWQQKQNEEKYW; encoded by the exons ATGATTTCACACAGTCCACCCATCTTCAGCCATAGTCCACCAGTCAGTTTCCTATCGGACTACATGAACAATCATCG TTACAATGACGAAACAAACAGAGCGTCACGCTATTGTCGCCCCCAAGTGATCACACTCGCCTCGAAGGCCATGGCCAATAGCGCGGCCGCCGCTTTCGCCAGCCATCAGCTGAACCAGCAGCAGCCAACGCCACAACAGTCGCCGTTCTCAACACATCAACAGCAGTCGCAGCGTCTGCCCACCACCGTCACCGCTGGCTACGGCAAAGGCCATGAGGGACGCGTCATTGGCGGCTTGCCGCGCACGCTCTCCGCCCCCACCATCAATTTACAGCCGAAATCTTGCCTCAGCCGCAAAACCTGCCTACACCGTTCGCAAGCGAgctacagcagcagcagcagcagcgataGTCGCGACAGCGACGCGGCGGGCGCGGCGGCGGAATGCGCGAATTGCAAATGCAATGGACAAAG CCGTTGTACCAAGCGTGTGATCTTCGCTGACGATGAAGGTCAACCGCTAACGGAGGTGCGCGTTATGTCCGAACCCTCGAATGTGCCGCCATTGTGGAGCACGAAATTCTTGGAGCAAATTACACAGGGCCTCGTTAGTCCACACCCGGCCGATCAATGGACCGTCGACTTTAAACAACCAGCATCCGATTACTTAACATTTAG AGAAAAAATCGATCGTGACTTTGTCTCACTCGAAAATGTGATTGTCAAGGATGAAGAGTCCATTGTTGTCGGCACGGTGAAAGTGAAGAACATCTCCTTCGAAAAGGAAGTCGTTGTGCGCGTCACATGGGACGACTGGAAGAATCAGCAGGACATATTCTGCACCTTCGCCAGG GCTTATGGACCAGCTACCTATGCGCACGTCGTCTTCGATACGTTCTCATTCAAGATCACATTGCCGCCATCGTCAAAGCGTCTGGAATTTTGCATTTGCTATCGCGGCAACAACCAAGAATACTGGGATAACAATGGG GGTAAGAACTATACTATTACAAAGCGTTCGCCCTTCTACTACAACGCGCTCTCGCCATATGACAAGAATACGTCGCGCAATAGCTGCCGCGGCCATGTGATGTCCGCGCTCTCGGAAGCACTGAGCAATACGAAAGAGCATCAAGCACAAAACAATTGGAGTCAGGAGTCGGGCCCCTActg GCAACAAAAACAGAACGAGGAGAAATATTGGTGA
- the LOC126761793 gene encoding protein phosphatase 1 regulatory subunit 3C-B isoform X2 → MRHINLKSDLRINTPTQMHSYNDETNRASRYCRPQVITLASKAMANSAAAAFASHQLNQQQPTPQQSPFSTHQQQSQRLPTTVTAGYGKGHEGRVIGGLPRTLSAPTINLQPKSCLSRKTCLHRSQASYSSSSSSDSRDSDAAGAAAECANCKCNGQSRCTKRVIFADDEGQPLTEVRVMSEPSNVPPLWSTKFLEQITQGLVSPHPADQWTVDFKQPASDYLTFREKIDRDFVSLENVIVKDEESIVVGTVKVKNISFEKEVVVRVTWDDWKNQQDIFCTFARAYGPATYAHVVFDTFSFKITLPPSSKRLEFCICYRGNNQEYWDNNGGKNYTITKRSPFYYNALSPYDKNTSRNSCRGHVMSALSEALSNTKEHQAQNNWSQESGPYWQQKQNEEKYW, encoded by the exons ATGCGTCACATTAACTTGAAGAGTGATCTGAGGATCAATACGCCCACACAGATGCATAG TTACAATGACGAAACAAACAGAGCGTCACGCTATTGTCGCCCCCAAGTGATCACACTCGCCTCGAAGGCCATGGCCAATAGCGCGGCCGCCGCTTTCGCCAGCCATCAGCTGAACCAGCAGCAGCCAACGCCACAACAGTCGCCGTTCTCAACACATCAACAGCAGTCGCAGCGTCTGCCCACCACCGTCACCGCTGGCTACGGCAAAGGCCATGAGGGACGCGTCATTGGCGGCTTGCCGCGCACGCTCTCCGCCCCCACCATCAATTTACAGCCGAAATCTTGCCTCAGCCGCAAAACCTGCCTACACCGTTCGCAAGCGAgctacagcagcagcagcagcagcgataGTCGCGACAGCGACGCGGCGGGCGCGGCGGCGGAATGCGCGAATTGCAAATGCAATGGACAAAG CCGTTGTACCAAGCGTGTGATCTTCGCTGACGATGAAGGTCAACCGCTAACGGAGGTGCGCGTTATGTCCGAACCCTCGAATGTGCCGCCATTGTGGAGCACGAAATTCTTGGAGCAAATTACACAGGGCCTCGTTAGTCCACACCCGGCCGATCAATGGACCGTCGACTTTAAACAACCAGCATCCGATTACTTAACATTTAG AGAAAAAATCGATCGTGACTTTGTCTCACTCGAAAATGTGATTGTCAAGGATGAAGAGTCCATTGTTGTCGGCACGGTGAAAGTGAAGAACATCTCCTTCGAAAAGGAAGTCGTTGTGCGCGTCACATGGGACGACTGGAAGAATCAGCAGGACATATTCTGCACCTTCGCCAGG GCTTATGGACCAGCTACCTATGCGCACGTCGTCTTCGATACGTTCTCATTCAAGATCACATTGCCGCCATCGTCAAAGCGTCTGGAATTTTGCATTTGCTATCGCGGCAACAACCAAGAATACTGGGATAACAATGGG GGTAAGAACTATACTATTACAAAGCGTTCGCCCTTCTACTACAACGCGCTCTCGCCATATGACAAGAATACGTCGCGCAATAGCTGCCGCGGCCATGTGATGTCCGCGCTCTCGGAAGCACTGAGCAATACGAAAGAGCATCAAGCACAAAACAATTGGAGTCAGGAGTCGGGCCCCTActg GCAACAAAAACAGAACGAGGAGAAATATTGGTGA
- the LOC126761793 gene encoding protein phosphatase 1 regulatory subunit 3C-B isoform X3 produces MISHSPPIFSHSPPVSFLSDYMNNHRYNDETNRASRYCRPQVITLASKAMANSAAAAFASHQLNQQQPTPQQSPFSTHQQQSQRLPTTVTAGYGKGHEGRVIGGLPRTLSAPTINLQPKSCLSRKTCLHRSQASYSSSSSSDSRDSDAAGAAAECANCKCNGQSRCTKRVIFADDEGQPLTEVRVMSEPSNVPPLWSTKFLEQITQGLVSPHPADQWTVDFKQPASDYLTFREKIDRDFVSLENVIVKDEESIVVGTVKVKNISFEKEVVVRVTWDDWKNQQDIFCTFARAYGPATYAHVVFDTFSFKITLPPSSKRLEFCICYRGNNQEYWDNNGGKNYTITKRSPFYYNALSPYDKNTSRNSCRGHVMSALSEALSNTKEHQAQNNWSQESGPYW; encoded by the exons ATGATTTCACACAGTCCACCCATCTTCAGCCATAGTCCACCAGTCAGTTTCCTATCGGACTACATGAACAATCATCG TTACAATGACGAAACAAACAGAGCGTCACGCTATTGTCGCCCCCAAGTGATCACACTCGCCTCGAAGGCCATGGCCAATAGCGCGGCCGCCGCTTTCGCCAGCCATCAGCTGAACCAGCAGCAGCCAACGCCACAACAGTCGCCGTTCTCAACACATCAACAGCAGTCGCAGCGTCTGCCCACCACCGTCACCGCTGGCTACGGCAAAGGCCATGAGGGACGCGTCATTGGCGGCTTGCCGCGCACGCTCTCCGCCCCCACCATCAATTTACAGCCGAAATCTTGCCTCAGCCGCAAAACCTGCCTACACCGTTCGCAAGCGAgctacagcagcagcagcagcagcgataGTCGCGACAGCGACGCGGCGGGCGCGGCGGCGGAATGCGCGAATTGCAAATGCAATGGACAAAG CCGTTGTACCAAGCGTGTGATCTTCGCTGACGATGAAGGTCAACCGCTAACGGAGGTGCGCGTTATGTCCGAACCCTCGAATGTGCCGCCATTGTGGAGCACGAAATTCTTGGAGCAAATTACACAGGGCCTCGTTAGTCCACACCCGGCCGATCAATGGACCGTCGACTTTAAACAACCAGCATCCGATTACTTAACATTTAG AGAAAAAATCGATCGTGACTTTGTCTCACTCGAAAATGTGATTGTCAAGGATGAAGAGTCCATTGTTGTCGGCACGGTGAAAGTGAAGAACATCTCCTTCGAAAAGGAAGTCGTTGTGCGCGTCACATGGGACGACTGGAAGAATCAGCAGGACATATTCTGCACCTTCGCCAGG GCTTATGGACCAGCTACCTATGCGCACGTCGTCTTCGATACGTTCTCATTCAAGATCACATTGCCGCCATCGTCAAAGCGTCTGGAATTTTGCATTTGCTATCGCGGCAACAACCAAGAATACTGGGATAACAATGGG GGTAAGAACTATACTATTACAAAGCGTTCGCCCTTCTACTACAACGCGCTCTCGCCATATGACAAGAATACGTCGCGCAATAGCTGCCGCGGCCATGTGATGTCCGCGCTCTCGGAAGCACTGAGCAATACGAAAGAGCATCAAGCACAAAACAATTGGAGTCAGGAGTCGGGCCCCTActggtaa